A single genomic interval of Camelina sativa cultivar DH55 chromosome 11, Cs, whole genome shotgun sequence harbors:
- the LOC104726732 gene encoding thioredoxin-like 1-2, chloroplastic — MEAITSLGTNHGFSPFSQENTSKKSKLYPVMSLDLKEQQHPMASPDFTNHTLTTTAFSSSSSSSSVAPFQVKKTSSTGTSRGMRWWEKSTKHHMLEIHSANHLVDSLLNAGDRLVVLHFFSPACGGCKSLHPKVCQLAESNPDVIFLKVNQEELRTMCHGLNIHVLPFFKFYRGAEGKVCSFSCTIATISKFKKALEKHGSERCSSLGPAKGLDEKELAALASVGELKMNLNPFKHYQSSSSFGYKTEEQYEKVML, encoded by the exons ATGGAAGCAATTACATCTCTTGGAACCAATCATGGGTTTTCTCCGTTTTCTCAGGAGAATACatcaaaaaaatcgaaactttatcCGGTTATGAGCCTTGATTTGAAGGAACAGCAACACCCCATGGCTTCACCAGATTTCACCAACCATACCCTTACTACTActgccttctcttcttcttcttcttcttcctctgttgcTCCG TTTCAGGTGAAGAAGACATCATCAACTGGTACGAGTAGAGGAATGAGATGGTGGGAAAAGTCAACGAAACACCACATGTTAGAGATTCATTCTGCTAATCATCTTGTTGACTCTTTGTTAAACGCTGGTGATAGATTGGTTGTTCTTCATTTCTTCTCTCCTGCTTGTGGTGGCTGCAAATCTCTCCACCCTAAG GTCTGTCAATTGGCTGAATCAAACCCAGATGTGATATTTCTCAAAGTGAATCAAGAAGAGCTTAGGACAATGTGTCATGGCCTTAACATTCATGTGCTTCCTTTCTTTAAGTTTTATAGAGGCGCTGAGGGTAAAGTCTGTAGCTTTAGCTGCACTATTGCCACc ATCAGTAAGTTCAAGAAAGCTTTGGAAAAGCACGGGAGTGAAAGATGCAGCAGCCTCGGGCCAGCAAAGGGATTGGACGAGAAGGAACTGGCGGCTTTAGCATCGGTTGGGGAACTAAAAATGAATCTCAACCCCTTCAAACACTACCAAAGTAGCAGCAGCTTCGGTTATAAAACAGAGGAACAATATGAAAAAGTAATGCTATGA